A single window of Archangium gephyra DNA harbors:
- a CDS encoding hydroxyacid-oxoacid transhydrogenase, which yields MGCCHYHPVGEGCDSAFTVDTSRITFGRGCLAEVGDRARALGMKRVALFSDERVARLPHFEKVRRSLLAAGLEVAVYTDVHVEPTDRSFLEAARFASEVRPDGYISLGGGSVIDTCKAANLYATYPADFLAYVNAPVGDGRPVPGPLKPHIACPTTSGTGSEVTGITIFDLLSMAAKTGIASPALRPTEALIDPDCTATLPSEVVAASGLDVLSHALESYTARPYVRRPAPPRPSLRPMSQGANPWSDLGCREALRLMGLYLERGVKDAQDHEAREQLMWASTLAGIAFGNAGVHAPHGMAYAVAGLVRDFRPSGYPDDEPLVPHGMAVIVNAPAVFRYTAEVSPERHLEAAQLLGADVRGATPGDAGEVLAGKLIQIMRAVGIPNGLGGVGYTDADLAALTEGAFPQQRLLQNAPREMTRPVLTELFRQALRYW from the coding sequence ATGGGCTGCTGCCACTACCACCCCGTCGGCGAGGGCTGCGACAGCGCCTTCACCGTGGACACCTCACGCATCACCTTTGGCCGCGGCTGTCTGGCCGAGGTGGGGGACCGCGCCAGGGCACTCGGAATGAAGCGCGTGGCCCTGTTCTCGGACGAGCGGGTGGCCCGGTTGCCCCACTTCGAGAAGGTGCGACGGTCCCTGCTCGCCGCCGGGCTGGAGGTCGCCGTCTACACGGACGTCCATGTCGAGCCCACCGATCGCTCATTCCTGGAGGCGGCGCGATTCGCCTCGGAGGTCCGGCCGGATGGCTACATCTCCCTGGGCGGCGGCTCGGTCATCGACACGTGCAAGGCGGCCAACCTCTACGCCACGTATCCGGCCGACTTCCTGGCCTACGTCAACGCGCCCGTGGGAGATGGACGCCCGGTGCCCGGCCCGCTCAAGCCGCACATCGCCTGTCCCACCACCTCCGGCACGGGCAGCGAGGTCACCGGCATCACCATCTTCGATCTGCTCTCCATGGCGGCGAAGACCGGTATCGCCTCGCCCGCGCTGCGGCCCACCGAGGCGCTCATCGACCCGGACTGCACCGCGACCCTGCCGAGCGAGGTGGTCGCCGCCAGTGGGTTGGACGTGCTGTCCCATGCGCTGGAGTCCTATACCGCGCGGCCGTATGTGCGCCGGCCCGCCCCGCCCCGGCCGAGCCTGCGGCCCATGAGCCAGGGCGCCAATCCGTGGAGCGATCTCGGCTGCCGCGAGGCGCTGCGCCTGATGGGCCTGTACCTCGAGCGCGGGGTGAAGGATGCGCAGGACCACGAGGCCCGTGAGCAGTTGATGTGGGCCTCCACGCTGGCCGGCATCGCCTTCGGGAACGCCGGGGTGCACGCGCCGCACGGCATGGCCTACGCCGTGGCCGGACTGGTGCGCGACTTCCGGCCCTCGGGCTATCCGGACGACGAGCCCCTGGTGCCGCATGGCATGGCCGTCATCGTCAATGCTCCGGCCGTGTTCCGCTACACCGCCGAGGTCAGTCCCGAGCGCCACCTGGAGGCCGCGCAGTTGCTGGGCGCGGACGTGCGGGGTGCCACGCCCGGTGACGCCGGCGAGGTGCTCGCGGGCAAACTCATCCAGATCATGCGCGCCGTGGGCATTCCCAATGGCCTCGGCGGGGTGGGCTACACCGACGCGGACCTGGCCGCCCTCACGGAAGGAGCCTTCCCACAGCAGCGCCTGCTGCAGAACGCCCCCCGCGAGATGACCCGGCCCGTCCTCACCGAGCTGTTCCGCCAGGCGCTGCGCTACTGGTGA
- a CDS encoding DNA integrity scanning protein DisA nucleotide-binding domain protein yields MSDASKFDREFLRAALSLAGKGDVDHFLYISDVPIAPEDLRRQLAKRKLVYAVTSPRIAEELLASKQKALVIPAYDYSRTERVKVALVSALSQGAFKEGDLVLCMTGRLGRSPDTLMQMRIGGSLDDRLTIEGVKLGDEFNSQVVDALIQLALQVGQEGFEGHPIGTIMTIGDHTSVMEKSRQMTINPFQGLSEAERNVLDPKIREAIKNFSVLDGAFVIREDGVVLAAGRYLSASDEMVKIPMGLGARHAAAASITSTTKCIALVVSQTSGAVRLFKGGNIVLELHQTARRT; encoded by the coding sequence ATGAGCGATGCCTCGAAATTCGACCGGGAGTTCTTGCGAGCCGCACTCTCGCTCGCTGGGAAGGGAGACGTTGACCACTTCCTCTACATCAGCGACGTGCCCATCGCCCCCGAGGACCTGCGCCGGCAGCTGGCGAAGCGCAAGCTCGTCTACGCGGTGACCTCTCCGCGGATCGCCGAGGAATTGTTGGCCAGTAAACAGAAGGCGCTGGTGATTCCGGCCTACGACTACTCCCGGACCGAGCGGGTGAAGGTAGCGCTCGTGTCGGCGCTCTCCCAGGGGGCCTTCAAGGAGGGGGATCTGGTGCTGTGCATGACGGGCAGGCTGGGCCGCTCGCCGGACACGCTGATGCAGATGCGCATTGGCGGCTCGCTGGACGACCGGCTGACGATCGAGGGCGTGAAGCTGGGGGACGAGTTCAACTCGCAGGTGGTGGACGCGCTCATCCAGCTGGCGCTGCAGGTGGGCCAGGAGGGCTTCGAGGGCCATCCCATCGGGACGATCATGACGATTGGAGACCACACGAGCGTGATGGAGAAGAGCCGGCAGATGACGATCAACCCGTTCCAGGGTCTGTCGGAGGCCGAGCGCAACGTGTTGGATCCGAAGATCCGCGAAGCCATCAAGAACTTCTCGGTGCTGGACGGGGCGTTCGTGATCCGGGAGGACGGGGTGGTGCTGGCGGCGGGGCGCTACCTGTCGGCGTCGGACGAGATGGTGAAGATTCCGATGGGCCTGGGGGCGAGACACGCGGCGGCGGCGAGCATCACGTCGACGACGAAGTGCATCGCGCTGGTGGTGAGCCAGACGTCGGGAGCGGTGAGGCTCTTCAAGGGCGGCAACATCGTGCTGGAGCTACACCAGACGGCGCGGCGCACGTAA
- a CDS encoding FHA domain-containing protein has protein sequence MPAMASYCPRCDAENPDSASTCHACGSPMRSGTMVMAAPKLAARPQVALRVVRADGGPESVVRMTGDTLTCGPQGDLALTDDPFIMPEQARFFFSGGRLAVEDVGGANGVFVRLRQERELPVGGELRLGRQRLVLEPIPAAAVGPGGAHIWGSTDPGYRLRLVQILEGGLRGAAFPLKEGDNQLGREQGEITFPTDGFVSGRHALLSVKQDRLRVRDVGSSNGTFIRLTGPVFVDNGDHFLIGRQLLRVEIQLAA, from the coding sequence CTGCCCGCCATGGCCTCCTACTGCCCCCGTTGCGACGCCGAGAATCCCGACTCCGCCTCCACCTGCCACGCCTGTGGCTCGCCCATGCGCTCCGGCACCATGGTGATGGCCGCTCCGAAGCTGGCGGCCAGGCCCCAGGTGGCCCTCCGGGTGGTCCGGGCGGACGGCGGCCCCGAGTCGGTGGTGCGGATGACCGGGGACACCCTCACCTGCGGCCCCCAGGGGGACCTGGCGCTGACGGATGACCCCTTCATCATGCCCGAGCAGGCGCGCTTCTTCTTCTCGGGGGGGCGGCTGGCGGTGGAGGACGTGGGAGGCGCCAACGGCGTCTTCGTGCGCCTGCGCCAGGAGCGCGAGCTGCCGGTGGGCGGAGAGCTGCGCCTGGGACGGCAGCGGCTGGTGCTCGAGCCCATTCCCGCCGCGGCGGTGGGCCCGGGTGGCGCCCACATCTGGGGCTCGACGGATCCGGGCTACCGGCTGCGGCTGGTACAGATCCTGGAGGGGGGGCTGCGCGGGGCGGCCTTCCCGCTCAAGGAAGGCGACAACCAGCTGGGGCGCGAGCAGGGGGAGATCACCTTTCCCACGGACGGCTTCGTCTCGGGGCGTCACGCGCTGCTGAGTGTGAAGCAGGACCGTCTGCGGGTGCGGGACGTGGGTTCGTCCAACGGCACGTTCATCCGGCTGACCGGTCCGGTCTTCGTGGACAACGGGGACCACTTCCTCATCGGCCGCCAGCTGCTCCGGGTGGAGATCCAACTGGCGGCCTGA
- a CDS encoding TraR/DksA family transcriptional regulator, translating into MNQKDLKRYKKMLEDSKTSLLESAKKTLVEEASFDTDDLPDEIDQASSEYAQSMAFRLRDREKFLMQKIDRALTRIEEGTFGICERCEEEISPKRLEARPVTTLCIRCKEEQEKKEKSYG; encoded by the coding sequence GTGAACCAGAAAGATCTCAAGCGTTACAAGAAGATGCTCGAGGACAGCAAGACGAGCCTGCTGGAGAGCGCCAAGAAGACGCTGGTGGAGGAAGCCAGCTTCGACACCGATGATCTCCCCGACGAGATCGATCAGGCCTCTTCCGAGTATGCCCAGTCGATGGCGTTCCGGCTGCGCGACCGCGAGAAGTTCCTGATGCAGAAGATCGATCGGGCCCTGACCCGCATCGAGGAGGGCACCTTCGGCATCTGCGAGCGGTGCGAGGAGGAGATCTCCCCCAAGCGGCTGGAGGCGCGGCCTGTGACCACGCTCTGCATCCGCTGCAAGGAGGAGCAGGAGAAGAAGGAGAAGTCCTACGGCTGA
- a CDS encoding PspA/IM30 family protein, producing the protein MLFDWLRKKKTPKKPERPTDPLAAFDQLIEDLERQGAEIRKSAATLLALRGDLARSEDRYVKRLEELAKRQSLADEQGEGKISATLARDRLQAESLLSTTRESLVRAEQDGKLLLEAAAELGNRVAELRIERESASARLAVGGLVSTALQEQVERFEKVLAVDAARDEVERAHALADIYREERGETVKPG; encoded by the coding sequence ATGCTCTTCGACTGGTTGCGCAAGAAGAAGACGCCCAAGAAGCCCGAGCGGCCCACGGATCCGCTCGCGGCCTTCGATCAGTTGATCGAGGACCTGGAGCGTCAGGGCGCGGAGATCCGCAAGTCCGCCGCCACGCTGCTGGCGCTCCGGGGCGACCTCGCGCGCTCCGAGGATCGCTACGTCAAGCGTCTGGAGGAGCTCGCGAAGCGGCAGTCCCTGGCGGACGAGCAGGGGGAGGGGAAGATCTCCGCGACGCTCGCGCGAGACCGCTTGCAGGCCGAGTCCCTGCTGAGCACCACGCGCGAGTCACTCGTCCGCGCCGAGCAGGACGGCAAGCTGCTGCTGGAGGCCGCCGCGGAGCTCGGCAACCGGGTGGCCGAGCTCCGCATCGAGCGCGAGAGTGCCTCCGCCCGGCTCGCGGTGGGCGGGCTCGTGTCCACGGCCCTGCAGGAGCAGGTGGAGCGCTTCGAAAAGGTGCTCGCGGTGGATGCCGCGCGGGACGAGGTGGAGCGGGCCCACGCGCTCGCGGACATCTACCGCGAGGAGCGTGGCGAGACCGTGAAGCCGGGTTGA
- a CDS encoding acyl-CoA thioesterase, translated as MSDVETSDRYRYFLPITTRWMDNDAYGHINNVTYYSYFDTVANHYLIHEGGLDIVSSPVIGLVVESRCTYKAPLAYPDRLRAGLRVDKLGNRSVTYGIGIFKEGEAQAAAHGYFVHVFVDRQSRKAVPMPERMREALARISGG; from the coding sequence ATGTCCGACGTCGAGACCTCCGACCGCTACCGCTACTTCCTGCCCATCACCACCCGCTGGATGGACAACGACGCCTACGGGCACATCAACAACGTCACCTACTACAGCTACTTCGACACCGTCGCGAACCACTACCTCATCCACGAGGGCGGCCTGGACATCGTCAGCAGCCCCGTCATCGGGCTCGTCGTGGAGTCCCGGTGCACCTACAAGGCTCCGCTCGCGTACCCCGACCGCCTGCGCGCGGGCCTACGCGTGGACAAGCTCGGGAACCGCTCCGTGACCTACGGCATCGGCATCTTCAAGGAAGGCGAGGCGCAGGCCGCCGCCCACGGGTACTTCGTGCATGTGTTCGTGGACCGCCAGTCTCGCAAGGCCGTGCCCATGCCCGAGCGCATGCGGGAGGCCCTCGCGCGGATCTCCGGGGGTTGA